Below is a window of Paraburkholderia kururiensis DNA.
GCCGATACGAAAGCGAGCGTGGCCAGCACGCCCCACACGCCGCCGCGCGCAAACGCCCAGATGGCGAGCGCCAGCGTGCCGAGCGACACGCACAGCAACGGCATGCGCGCGTTGCCGATGCCCGCGCGGCGCAAGGTGTTGTCGATGGCGGTGACAAGGCGGGCCTGCCAGTACTGCACGCGCGCGACGAGCGGCGCGCCGCGGCCGGGCGCTGCGCTCATGAGCGTCTGCGCCGCGGCAGCGGATCGCGGCGACGAGCGGGCTGCTTGACCCGAATGGGCTGGATGCGCCGCATGGGCCGCATGAACGGAATGCGGCACCGGTGCCGCTTGCGGTCCCTGTCCCGCCCAAGCCGCGCCCTGCGCCGCCGACGCCACCCGGCTCTCCACGAAGCGCGCCGCGGCCGCACGGTCGCTGCGCTGCGCGCCGCTGCGCCACAGCAACAGCGCGACCGCCGCGCACAGCAACGCGAAGGCCCCGATCAACAGCGCGATGGCGCTAGCCACGGAAGCCTCCGCCGCGTCCGCCGCCGAAGTCGCTGCCGAAGCCACCCCCGAAGCCACCGCCGAATCCGCCAGGCTCGCCGCCGTAGTTGCCGCCATAGTTGCCGCTCCCGCCCCCCAGCGCCTGGCGGAAGCGCGCGAGCTTCGGCGAATGCGGATGGATGCCGAGCGACGTCCACTGGTCCACCTCTTCGCCTTCGGGCGTCGTGAGCGGCTCGTAGCGGTAAAGCTCCTGCGTCGCGATGATGTTGTCCGCGAGCCCGGTGACCTCGGTCACTGAAAGAATGCGGCGGCGTCCGTTGGAGAGCCGCCCGATCTGCACGATGAAGTCGATCGCGTTGGCGATCTGGCGGCGCAGGCTCGCCTCGGTGCCCTGAAAACCCGCGAACCCCGCGAGCATTTCGAGGCGATACAGACACTCGCGCGGCGAACTCGCATGCACGGTGCCCATCGATCCGTCGTGGCCCGTGTTCATGGCCTGGAGCATTTCCAGCACTTCGCCGCCGCGCACTTCGCCCACGATGATGCGGTCCGGCCGCATGCGCAGCGTGTTGCGCAGCAGGTCGCGAATCGACACCACGCCTGTGCCGTCGAAGCCGCCCGGCCGGCTTTCCAGCCGCACCACGTGCGGGTGGTTCAGCGAAAGCTCGGCCGTGTCTTCGATGGTCACGACGCGCTCCGGCTCGGGAATGTGGAACGCGAGCGCGTTGAGCAGCGACGTCTTGCCCGAGCTCGTGCCGCCCGACACCAGCACGTTGCAGCGCGCGGCCACCGCGGCTTCGAGCAGCGCGCCGATCTCGGCGTTGTAGGTGCCGTTGCCGAGCAGGTCGTCGGGACGCAGCGGGTCTTTGCGAAACTTGCGGATGGAGACGACTGGACCGTCGATGGAAAGCGGCTCGATCACCACGTTGATGCGCCCGCCGTCGGGCAGCCGCGCATCCACCATCGGGTTCGATTCGTCGAGCCGCCGCCCGATGGGCGCGAGAATGCGCCGCACGATGCGCAAGAGATGCGCGTTGTCGGCGAAGCGCACGGGGATCTTCGTAAGCATGCCGTGGCGCGACACGTACACATCGCTGTAGCCGTTCACGAGAATGTCTTCCACGACCGGGTCGTTGAGCAGGTCTTCGATCGGCCCGAAGCCCGCCAGCTCCTTGGTGAGCGCCTCGGCAATCTGGCGCACCTCGGCCTCGTTGATCGGAATGCGGCGCAGCCTCACGAAGCTGTCCATCTCCAGATCCACGAACTGGCTGATCGCGTTGCGCGACCAGCGGCCGAACTCCGCGCCCAGCTCTTCGATGCGCGTGAGCAGATGCTCGTGCGCCGCGTTCTTGATGTCCTGGAACTGCTGGCTCTGCGCGAACATCGGCGTGTCGTCGGCGAACTCGATGTCTTTTGCCATCGTCTATGACCGCTTCGTTGAGGTTGGAAGAAGACGCCGCAGCGCGTCGAGCGCCGGGCGCACGCGCGTGGCGCGGCCCGGCAGCCCCGCGCTCGCCGCGGGACCGCCCAGCCGTTCGATCAGCGGTTCGAGCGCGCGCACGTACGGGTCGCGCGGCGAAGCGTCGGCCAGCAGCTGGCCGCGGTTCGCCGCCTGCCCAAGCGCCACGCGCCGCTCGGGCAACACGGCAAGCAGCTCCACGTCGAGACGCTCTGCGATCTGCGCCGCGGTGAGATCGAGCTGCGGCTCGAAGCGGTTCACGACGAGCCGCACGCCGCCCGTGTCCACGCCCTCGGCGCGCAGCGCATCGAGCACGCCCACCGCCGAGACGATCGATGCCACGCCCTGGTCGCACACGAGCCAGGTCTCGTCGGCGGCCTGCACGACCTGCGCGATGAACTCGCTGTTGGTGAAGCCGCCCAGATCCACGATCTGCTGGTCGAAGAACGCGCGCAGCCGCGTGAGCAACGCAAGCGACGACGCGTACGAGACCTCGCGCATTTCCGCGAGGTTGGGCGGCAACGTGGTGAGCGCGAGGCCGCTCGTGTGGCGCGACAGCGCGGTGTGCACGAAGGTCTGATCGAAGCGGCGCACGTTGCGCACGGCCTCGACGAAATGGAATTCGCTGCGCGTATTGAGCAGCAAGGTGCCGTCGCCCGCGGGCAGGCCGAGATCGAGCAGCGCGGCCTGGCGGCCGAGCGCCGCGTCGCGGCGTGCCAGCGTGACGGCGAGGTTCGCGGCAAGCGTGCTCACGCCCATGCCGATGCGCGCGCCGAGCAGCACCGCGAGCCGGCCGTGGCGGCTCACCGGCTCCACGAGGTGGTCGAGCACCCGGCGCGCGATGCGGCGGGCGTCGTCGGCGGGCGCGGCCAGATCGACGAAATCGCGCACGCCGGCGCGCAACGCGGCGAGCGCGCTTTCCGGTTCGGCGAGCGACCCCACCGCGACGATCTGCAGCCCGGGGTACGCGGCGCGCGCGGCGGCGACGGCGGCACTGGCCGCGGCCACGTGACCGCCCGAAAAGTCGACGAACACGAGCGACGGGTTGAGCGCGGCGATGCGCTGCGTGAGCAGCGTGGGGTCGAGCGTGACCGCATCCACGGCACCCACTGCGACGAGCGTGTCGGCGAGCCATTCCACGTGCGCGCCGGCCAGCGACGCGAACACGAAATAGTCGGCGACGGCGCGCTCAGTCAAAGCCTGCGTTCTCGCGTTCATGTTGGACTTCTCCCTGCGGCCGCGTCGTGGTGCGCCGCTTTGTGTACTGCTTCGTGTGTTGCTTTGTTTGCTGCTTCGTGCGCCGCTCTCGATCGGCGAGCGCTCGTGGTGTCTCGCCGTTCATCGCGAGAACCCCGGCGCGGCGTCGCGCGCGAACGCGCCGCCGATGAACGAGCGCCACACGGGACCGTCGTGCTGCTCCGACTGCTCGCCCGGCGTCGCGGGCAAGGCCGCGCCTTTCGCGAGCGGCGACACGAGATGCGGCGTCACGATGATCACGAGCTCCTTGTCGTTCTGCTGATAGTTGAGCTGCTTGAAGAACGCGCCGATCACGGGCAAGTCGCCGAGCAACGGCACCTTATCAACGTTCGACGCCGTCTCGCGGTCGATGAGGCCGCCGATCACGAAGCTCTCGCCGTCGCCCAGTTCCACGGTGGTGTCGGCGCGCCGCGTCGTGATGGCCGGCACCGCGATGCCGTTGATCGTGACGGCGTGCACGAAGTCGAGCTGGCTTGCCTCGGGCGCCACCTTGAGCGCGATGCGCTGCGGCGAGAGCACGGTGGGCGTGAGCGTGAGCCCCACGCCATACGGCTTGTATTCGATCGACGTGGTGCCGAGCGCCTGCGGCACCGGCACCGGAATCTCGCCGCCCGCAAGGAAGTTCGCGCTCTGGCCCGAGAGCGCGACGAGCGTGGGCTCGGCGAGAATGCGCGCGAGGTTGTTGCTCTCCATGAGGCTCAGGTCCGAGAAGATGCCGTGCGAGGCCGACTGGAACACGAGGTTGAACGCGGACGAAATCGGCGTCTGCAATACGGAGAGCTGATTGTTGGAGACCGCGGTCGAAGAAGTCGGCGAAAACGTGCCGAACGAAAAGCCGTTGTTCTGGCGGAAGAAGTTGAAGCCCACCTGCTTCAACACCTGGCGGCTGAACTCGACCACGCGCACGTCCACCTGCACGACGGCGCGCGTAGCGATGGTCGAGGTGTCGAACACCGTGCCGTCCTTGCCGATGGAGCCGTTGGCCGCGACCACCGCGCGCTGATGCTTCTCGAGCGTGGGCGTGGACCCGCCGATGAGCGCCGTGCCGCCCAGCACCTTGACGCTCGGCGTGTCGTCGGAGAGCAGCGCGCGGGCCGCGTTCGTGGTGACGTTCACGGTATAGGTGACGGGCGTCTCGCGGTTGCGCTCCCAGAGCATCACGCTCGTCGTGCCCGCGGCCTTGCCGACGAGCAGCACGCCGCCGCCCCCGCCCTTCACGATGAGCACGTCCGCCACCGACGGATCGCCCACCGCCACGCGCGTGAGCGCGTGCCCGGCCGCGAGCGTCTGTTGCGCGCCCACAGCGAGATCGATGGTCGATTGCTGCATGCTCGCGGCGGCGAGGCCCGAGGCCGGCGCCGCGCGCGCGTCTTTCGCGTGCGTGGCAAGCGCCATGCCCGCGAGCCCGAGTGCCACTGCGACTTTAACGATGCGTTTTGTCATGTTGTCGTGGATGTCGTGGCGTGCGCGCCCGCATCCGCTCCCTGTTGCTCGACCGGCGCCCTTTTCATCTTCACAAGGCGTCCCACGGGCCGGCTATCCGGCTCCGTCTCCCCGATGCTGCTGTTACCACGCCACCGTCTCGGCGTGCCCGCCTCGTACCACTTCGATGCTGTTTGCTCGCCCGCCGCCCGTGGCCGCGGCGCCGCGTGCGGCAGCCGTCAGCACCGGGGCTGCGCGAGCCGGCGCGGGTGCGCGGCTGCCGGCGCCCGCGCCGCCTGCGAGTTCGTCGAGCGCCACGCCGGCCGCGGCCTGCGTAGAGCCTTGCAACGGCTGGCGCGACACCGTCTTCACCACGCCCGCATAAGGCGCGAACGCGGACGCGTCCGCCACCTCGTCGTCCTTCGGATTGCGCAGCGCGAGCACGAGCCGGCCCGCGCTTTCCGCGAGCGTGAGCTTGTCGACGTCGGCAACGGGCACCGCGAGCACGGCCGTGCGCGCGACGCCATTCGGATCGGCACCGAAGCCGGTCGTGCTGACCGACGCGTTCTGCGCGGGGCTGCCGAACGCGAGCACGCGCACCTTCGACATCAAGAGGCGCGCCTGGGTACGGCCGATCTCGCCCCCCGTGCCCATGCCGCCGTCGCGCTTCAACGTGAAGAACACGTCCACCACGTTGCCGGCGCGCACGCGATTGCCCACCGCGTTCGATTCGTCTACGCGCACGGCCACGGCGCGCTGGCCCGGCGCGATGCTGTCGGCGATGCCCGACGAGAGCTGCGTTTCGAGCACGGGCGAATCCGGCGCGATGTCCGCCGTCGGCACGCGGCCGGCGACGAGCATGGGGTCGCTGAACGCGCCGCCAGGATGAATGGGCAGCATCTGTACGCGCAGTGCGTCGGCGGAGACGGGTTTGCCCGCGACGAGCGTCTGCGTGGCCACGACGACCGGGAACGTCGCATGGGCCGCGACTGTGGCCTGCAGCGGCGTAGCGGGACGACGCGCCAGCATCCAGGCGAACACGGCGAGCAGCAGCGCGAGCACGAGCAGTACGCCCGCGGTGATGCGGGTCAGGTTGGCCATGCGCGCCTCCTCTCTGAGCGGTCGTTCATGGCAGGCATGGCGTTCCTCACAGGATGTTCTCCGGATTGAGCTGCACGGTGGACTGCGTGACGATGGCGTCCGGTATCTTGAAGTCGACGAGCGGCAGGCTCGGGACGAGCGGATGGTTTTTGTAGTCGTAGGAGAGCTGCACCTGAACACAGGTCATCGTGCTGTCGTAGCTGCAGTTTTGCGCCTGCGGCGAACACGTCAGTGCCGTGCTGCCGAGCCAGCTCGCGGCATTGGTGGCGGCAAGACACGCTGCGCTCGTGCGGGCCGCGAGCGCAGCGCTCATGTTGGCGGCCTTCTGGTAGCGCAACGCGGCACGCGCCCCTTCCTCGGAAGCGAGCGTGAGGCTCTGCTGCGCGACGAACACGAGGCTATACGACACGACCGCATACGCGATGGCGAAGAACACGGGAAACAGCAATGCGAATTCGACGGCGGTGCTGCCGCGCTCGCGCCGGCGCGTGTGACGCGAGATGCAGTCCGGACTCGCCTTGATATAGCGGGCGGAAAGTTTGACAGGGCGAAGAGTACGCAGCGAATTCATCGCGCCGCTCCTGCCGTCAGATGCAGCGTGTGCAGCGCAAGCCATGCGATGGCGGGCACCGCGAGACACGCAACGTAAGGCGTTCCGCGCGTACCGCGCAACACGATGCCATGCGACGTTTGCGGCCCCGACGTGGCCGTGTGTCCGCGCATCGTAAAGAGCAGCGCGACGGCATGCACGCCCGCCGCGAGACTCGCGGCCACCCACAGGCCCGGCAGCGCATCGACGCCGCACCAGGCGCCGAGCACGGCGAACACCTTGACGTCCGCGGCGCCCATCACGCCCAGCGCGAAGAACGGCATCAACGCCACGAACCCCACGACCGCGCCTGCCAGCGCGCGCGCCGGCGTCAGGCCGAACGGGTTGCCGTGGACGAGCGCGAACGCCAGCGCGGCGATGAGGCCGACTGCGACGAGCGCATTGGGCACACGACGGCTGCGGCAGTCGCACACGGCGACAGCCGCAGCCCACGCGGCGAACACGAGGCTGCTCACGAGCGGGTTCATGTCGGATCCGGCAGGCAGCACCCTTCCCACGCGCCGACAGACGGCCCGTGTAAATGGCACTGCTGCTTTAAATAAGGATCGTTGACGGCTACGCGTCAGGAACCCTTCGCCGTGTTGATCGATGTCGCGATGGTATCGAAAACCGTTTTTAGGTTTGTGCCGATCGTCGTAACCCCGCCCACGATCAGCAATGCAATCAACCCCGCAATCAGCCCGTATTCAAGTGCGGTTACACCCTTGTTATCTCTCAGGAAACGCCCGGCGAACTTTTTCATTTTAGCCCTCGACACTGCGTTTAATCTTTGTATGCGAATTGAAATTCGTAACGGCGCGCATATGACGGCAATTCACGGCTGTTCTTTGCAGCCGGCCATGCCGGTTCTTTTTCTAGGAGCGCGATGCTACATGGCAGCTGGAATTCAGCCGCGCATAGGGGATAGGATATTCGGCCCGATATTTCACCTCCCTCGTCAAACCCCGTATTCCAACGCTTTATAACCGATCAATCGGCAAGAAGCAATTTGCCACCGAATTTTTTCCGAATTTTTTTTCGGCTTTTTCGTGCAGCCTTTTCCGGATGTTTCCGCCTGGCCTGCCGTGCTTCTTCCTGCGACTTCTCTTTTCTGGTCCGCCGTCGAGGCGACGGTTCGACTGCCACACAAGCGTAGCGGCAGTTCCGACGCGAACCAGGTAGGGCTAACCATACGTTAGACCCGTTTCACTAATTCACCGTTGAACGCACGTTTCAAGCGTCGTGTAACCCCCGTTACGCGTGCGTGCGTAACGGGGGCTCGGGGTCGTTACGTTACGCGGCCATTGAAAACGCATGATTCGCCGGTTCTTTCACGCGCGGCAAACCTGTATGCGGCACCTCGATAAAGGCCGCAAAGCCACGCCCGTCTTCGCTCTGCGCCTTGCGCGATGAATCCATCGTTGTGTTCGCTACTGAAATGGCATAGCTGTTGCAGAGAGTCTTCGCGCAAGGCTTCCAACAACATGTTCATGCGAGGGCGAAATGCAGATTCAAACAATAGAGACCGGAATGCGCGCGACGACGATTGCCGCCACGGTGGCCGTCGTTCTTTCTCTGGCTGCCTGCGGCGGCTCAGGCACGCTGAGTTCGGGTACCGGGGGCGGTGCGGGGAGCGGCAGCAACGGAGCCATTTCTACGGGGGGCACGGGTTCGGGGGGAACGCAAAAGCCGGGGGGCGGCGATAACAACAACAACAATAACAACAACAACGATAACAACGGCACCACGCCCACCGCCAACGCAGCGGGCCAGGTGGTGGGCAGTGCCGGCAACGTCGTCAGCGACGTGGGATCCACGGTGTCGAGCATCGGCAGCGTGATCGGCTCGCAAACGCTGCCCGGCGTGAGCACGCAGACCACCCAGGCCGCGGGCGGCGTCGTGCAGAACGTGGGGGCGGCCGTGTCCACGCTCGGCAACGGCGTCACGCAGGGACTCGGTCAGCTCGGCGCAGGCGGCAATCCCGTGGGCACCACGCTCGCGAGCGTCGGCGGCGCCGTGAGCAACGTGGGCGGCGCGGTCACGAGTGCTGGCAATCTCGTCACGAGCCTCGGCAGCGGCCCGCTTGCGCCGCTCGGTGCGGTGACGTCGCCGCTGGGCGGTGCAATCGACACGCTCGGCGGCGCCGTGACGAACGGCGGCGCCACGCTCACCAACGCACTCTCCACCGGCCCCGTGCAGCAGATCACGCAGCAGGTCAGCACCGCCATCACGCCGATCACGTCGATGGTGGCCGCGACGACGCAGACCGTGGGCACGACGACGGGCCTCGGCGTGCCCGTGGCCGGACTGCTCGGCACGCTCGGCGGTGGACTCGAGAAAGGCGGCGCGCTCGTCGCGTCGTCGGCGGGCGGCAATCCCGTAGCAGCGAGCCTCGGCAACGTCGTCTCCGATACGGGCAAGACCGTGGCCTCGGTGGGCGGTCTCGTGACCGGCGGCACGGGCGGCAGTCCGCTCTCGCCGCTCACCTCCGCACTCGGTGGCCTGGGTGGTCTCAGCGGCGTCACCGGCGGACTCGCAGGCGGTGCCGGCAGCGGACCGCTCGCGCCGGTCACGGGCGTGCTGTCGTCGGTGACGGGTGCGCTCAGCGGCGCGGCGGGTGGCGCGAGCGGTCCGCTCGCCCCCGTGACCGGGCTCGTCAGCACGGTGACCGGGACGCTGAGCGGCGCGGCCGGCGGCACGGGCAGCGGCAACCCGCTTGCGCCCGTCACGGGGCTGCTCGGCACGCTCACGGGCGCATTGACCGGTGCCGCGGGTGGCGCAGGCGCCGGCAGCCCGCTCGCGCCCGTCACCGGCATCGTTTCGTCGCTGGCCGGCGCAGCGACGAGTGCGACGTCGGGCGCGGCGCCGGCGGCCACGTCCGCCACGTCGGGCACCCCGGGCATCTCGCTGACCTCGGCGAGCGGCGGCACCAACAGCGCGTCGAATCCGCTTGCGGGCGTGACGTCGCTCGTGGGCGGGCTGCTCGGCGGCATCGCGAAGAAATAACGACGACTGGAAATAACGCGTGAAGGCACAGGCATCACGCGAGGCAGACCACCTGCATCACACAGAGACCGAGGAGCAACCATGACCCATCACCTCACCTTCACTCCGAGCCACGCACGAACGGCCGTCGCATCGCTGCGCGTGCCCGCGGTCGCGCTCGCCGTGGCCTGCCTCGTGGCGGCCTGCGGCGGCAGCAGTGTCAACGCGCCGCCGGCCGCGGCTTCGAGCGGCGGCACCAGCGGGTCCGGCAGCGGCAGCCAGACGACGTCGGGCTCGACCGGCACATCTGGCGCGCTGACCACCGTCGCCAAAACGGCCGGCGATCTGGGCAGCACGATCGCCTCCACCACGATTCCCGGCGTGAGCCCGCAGGTGACGCAGGGGCTCGGCAATGCGGTGTCGAGCACAGGCGGCGTGGTGGGCGCCTTGGCCGATGCCGTGAGCAACGGCATCGGTCAGACGGGCTCGACGGCAAACCCGGTCGGCACCACGGTTGCAGGTCTCGGCTCGGTGGTCAGCGCGACGAGCGGCGTCGTGCAAGGACTCTCCACGGCGGTGGGCGGCGTGGGCACGGGCAACCTCGCCCCGCTCTCGCCGGTGACGACGCCCGTTGCGGGTCTGCTCGCCAACACGGCGAACGCGGTCAACGCGGGCGGCGCGACGCTCGGCAATGCCCTGGGCTCCGCGCCGGTCCAGCAGATCACGCAGCCCGTGAGCACGCTGATCACGCCGCTCGTGCAGACCGTGAGCAACACGACGCAGACGGCCGGCGTCGCGACGGGCCTCGGCGTGCCGCTTTCAGGCGCGCTAGCGCAGGTGGGCGGCGCGTTGCAGCAGGCCGGCGCGACAGTGGGCGGCACGACCCAGAATCCGCTCGGCGCCGACGTGGGCAGCCTCGTGGGCGCGCTCGGCAACACGGTGACCAACGCGGGCGGTCTCGTGAACCCGAACGGAGCGAACGGCGCCGCGCCCATCCCGGGCCTCATCACGAGTCTTGTGGGCAGCTCGAACGTAGTGGTGGCGAACGGTCCGCCCGCCGGCGGCTACAACCCGCTCACGCCGCTCTCGAACCTGCTCGCGAGCCTCGGGCTCGGCACGAATCCGCTCGGCTCGGCGACGTCGCTGCTCACCGGCACGCCGCTCGCCCCGCTCGGGTCGGTGGCGGGATCGAATCCGCTTTCCACGCTCACGTCTTCGCTTACGGGCAGCGGCGCGGCCAGTCCGCTCGCGGGGCTCACGTCGGCACTCGGCAGCGGGACGAGCGGCGCGTCGAATCCGCTTTCCGCGGTCACGGGTGCGCTGGGTAGCGCAGGCAGTGCAGGCGGCACGGGCGCAGGCGGTCAGTTGCTCGCGCCGCTCACGGCAATCGTGAGCCAGGTGACGGGCACACTCGGATCCGCAGCGGGCTCCACCTCGGGGGCGAGTTCCACGACGGGCGGCCTCTCGGCGCTCGGCGGCATCCTCCACAAGCAATGAGCTGAACGCGCGTGACGGCGCCGCGTGAATGCGGCGTCCCACGACCGTGCATCGCCGTGCGGACCGAACAGACCGTCGGGCCGCACGGCGGGTGATCGAGGCAAGCGAGACGATCGATGGTGCCGGCGATCGCAAGGGCCCATCTCGTCACGCGCCACGCCGCTTCTGCACATCACACATCGCGCAGCCAGCAACCAGCAGCACCGCAGCACACATCGAACAGCAGCGTTGCACACAACGCGCACACAACAACAATGGCCTACGAGGACAATCCGATGAACAACGGATACAACGCATACGCAATCTGGACGATCGCGCTGGCGACGCTTGCCGCGGGTAGCGTTGCGCACGCACAGAGCCGCCCCGCCGCTGCCGGCGGCAACCCGCTCGACGCTCTGCCGCAGATCAACGCGCCGCAGAAAGCGCCCAACGTCACGGTGCAGGTTCAGCAGCAGGCGCCGCAGTTGCAGCAGTTGCTCGCGCGGCATCTCACGCCCACGCGCTTCCAGGTGGAAGGCGTGAAGTCGATTCCGTTCGACGACGTGGCAAAGCGCTTCACACCGCTGGTGAATCACGACATCACGATCGGCGAGTTGATCGAAGTAGCGAACGGCGTGACGAAGCTCTATCAGGAACGCGGCTACGCGCTCTCGTTCGCGTTCGTGCCGGCGCAGACCTTCGAGAACGGCGTGGTGCGCGTGACGATCGTGGAAGGCTATGTCTCGGAGGTGAAGGTCACGGGCAAGCCCGGCAACGTGGAAGGCAAGATCCGCGCAATCGCGGAACACATCCGCGCCGACCGGCCGCTGCGACTTGCCACCTTCGAGCGCTACATCAACGTGCTCGGTCTGTTGCCCGGCGTGAAGGTGGCGGCCAACGTGCCGCCGCCGCAGAACACGGACGGCGCCACGGCGCTCGAACTCAAGGTGGACCGCAAGCCTGTCGATCTGAGCACGGGCATCGACTTCAATCATCCCGGCGTGCAGGGCCTGCTCACGGCCACCGAGAACGGGCTCACTTCGCTCGGCGAGCAGTTGAGCATCTCCGCGCTGCTGCCCAAAGGCCGCGATCACCAGACCTACCTCGCCGCTCACGGCGCGGTGCCGATAGGCAGCGACGGGCTCATCGCGAAGATCGACGCCTCGCATTATCGCGGCAATCCCGTCGACAATCCGGGGCTGCCTTCGTATGTGGAGCGAACGGTAATCAACGAAAAGCTGGGCGGCTCGCTCGCGTATCCGTTGCTGCTGAGCAATACGCGCAGCGTGGTGGGCACCGTGAGCGCCTACGCCTCGCACGACGAGGACCGCTATCACAACACCATCAACGGCGCGCAGTACGGACTGCGCTCGCAGGTGCGCGTGCTGCAACTGCAGGCCGATTACACGAGCGTGCAGACGAGCCAGGTGCGCAAGGCGAGCATCAACGTGGCGAAGGCGTTCGACATACTGGGCGCGTCGAAATCTGTCGATACGAACCTGCCGGGCCTCGTGCAGCAGAACCCCGTGTCGCTGCAATTCGTGCGCACCGGTGCGAGCTTTTCGCAGACCAACGAGTGGCCGTTCAAGATCGGCACCGCGATTTCCGCAACGGGACAGTACAGCCCCGACACCTTGCCCACCTCCGAACAGATTTCGTTCGGCGCGCAACGTTTCGCGCAGGGCTATGAACCGGGCGAGGCATCGGGCGATTCGGGCTGGGCCGTTTCGTTCGAGGTCAATCGTGCGTTCACGCCGGGCTTCACGTATCTGCGCACCATTACGCCGTACGTGTCGTTCGACACGGCACGCGTCTATCTGCATGCCGGCACGCCGCAACCGTCGCGGCTCGCGTCGGTTGCATTCGGCTTTCGCATCTCGGACGCGAAGTACTACAGCCTCGATCTTTCGGTCGCGAAAGCCGTTGGCGACGCGCCCGTGGAAAGCCCTTCGCGCAGCCCGCGTATCAATGCGACGTTCTCTTATCAGCTTAACTGAATGCGCGCCGCGAGTGCCTGCGACTAGAGGTTTTACTCGCAAACGCGCGGCGTGCTTTCACGTATCCTGCCCTCTCGGTTCACGATCGCACGACCGTGCGATTGATCACCGGCCGCTGGAAACAGGCAAGGCGTCGCCTGTCGATGCATACGACGCCGCGCGAAACCCGCCGCTTGACGCACCTTCAACACACCCATCATGGCGGGCATTCGCGACGACTCTTACTCAGGAGGAAGACAATGATCCGCATGACTCAACGTGCGCGCTCCGTCGCGCTCAACACGATCCGCCACGCCGCGCTCGCAGGCGTGTTGCTCACCGGCGCAATGACCGCCATGGCGCAGACCGATACGCCCGTCGGCGTGTGGCAAACCATCGACGATCACACGGGCCAGCCCAAAGCGCTCGTGCAGATCACGCAGGACGGCGACGGTACGCTGTCGGGCAAAGTGATCAAGGGACTCAATCCTGCCGATTCGCCCGACCGTCGCTGCACGGAATGCACGGATTCGCGCAAGAACCAGCTGATTCTCGGCATGACGATCATCAACGACCTGAAGAAGGACGGCGACAAGTGGGACGGCGGCCACATCCTGGACCCGGAGAACGGCAAGGTCTACAAGTGCAACATGCACCTCGAGGACGGCGGGCAGAAACTCGTGGTGCGCGGCTATATCGGCGTGTCGCTGCTCGGGCGCTCGCAGACGTGGATCCGGCAGCAATAAGGTTGGCAGTGATCGCGTGATGAAGGTTGCGGGCGCAAGGCCTGCAACCTTCGTCGTGTAACGCCGGGGCTAACAGCGGTCGGCC
It encodes the following:
- the cpaB gene encoding Flp pilus assembly protein CpaB, translating into MANLTRITAGVLLVLALLLAVFAWMLARRPATPLQATVAAHATFPVVVATQTLVAGKPVSADALRVQMLPIHPGGAFSDPMLVAGRVPTADIAPDSPVLETQLSSGIADSIAPGQRAVAVRVDESNAVGNRVRAGNVVDVFFTLKRDGGMGTGGEIGRTQARLLMSKVRVLAFGSPAQNASVSTTGFGADPNGVARTAVLAVPVADVDKLTLAESAGRLVLALRNPKDDEVADASAFAPYAGVVKTVSRQPLQGSTQAAAGVALDELAGGAGAGSRAPAPARAAPVLTAAARGAAATGGGRANSIEVVRGGHAETVAW
- a CDS encoding CpaF family protein, whose amino-acid sequence is MAKDIEFADDTPMFAQSQQFQDIKNAAHEHLLTRIEELGAEFGRWSRNAISQFVDLEMDSFVRLRRIPINEAEVRQIAEALTKELAGFGPIEDLLNDPVVEDILVNGYSDVYVSRHGMLTKIPVRFADNAHLLRIVRRILAPIGRRLDESNPMVDARLPDGGRINVVIEPLSIDGPVVSIRKFRKDPLRPDDLLGNGTYNAEIGALLEAAVAARCNVLVSGGTSSGKTSLLNALAFHIPEPERVVTIEDTAELSLNHPHVVRLESRPGGFDGTGVVSIRDLLRNTLRMRPDRIIVGEVRGGEVLEMLQAMNTGHDGSMGTVHASSPRECLYRLEMLAGFAGFQGTEASLRRQIANAIDFIVQIGRLSNGRRRILSVTEVTGLADNIIATQELYRYEPLTTPEGEEVDQWTSLGIHPHSPKLARFRQALGGGSGNYGGNYGGEPGGFGGGFGGGFGSDFGGGRGGGFRG
- a CDS encoding fimbrial protein: MNARTQALTERAVADYFVFASLAGAHVEWLADTLVAVGAVDAVTLDPTLLTQRIAALNPSLVFVDFSGGHVAAASAAVAAARAAYPGLQIVAVGSLAEPESALAALRAGVRDFVDLAAPADDARRIARRVLDHLVEPVSRHGRLAVLLGARIGMGVSTLAANLAVTLARRDAALGRQAALLDLGLPAGDGTLLLNTRSEFHFVEAVRNVRRFDQTFVHTALSRHTSGLALTTLPPNLAEMREVSYASSLALLTRLRAFFDQQIVDLGGFTNSEFIAQVVQAADETWLVCDQGVASIVSAVGVLDALRAEGVDTGGVRLVVNRFEPQLDLTAAQIAERLDVELLAVLPERRVALGQAANRGQLLADASPRDPYVRALEPLIERLGGPAASAGLPGRATRVRPALDALRRLLPTSTKRS
- a CDS encoding Flp family type IVb pilin; its protein translation is MKKFAGRFLRDNKGVTALEYGLIAGLIALLIVGGVTTIGTNLKTVFDTIATSINTAKGS
- a CDS encoding TadE/TadG family type IV pilus assembly protein, which encodes MNSLRTLRPVKLSARYIKASPDCISRHTRRRERGSTAVEFALLFPVFFAIAYAVVSYSLVFVAQQSLTLASEEGARAALRYQKAANMSAALAARTSAACLAATNAASWLGSTALTCSPQAQNCSYDSTMTCVQVQLSYDYKNHPLVPSLPLVDFKIPDAIVTQSTVQLNPENIL
- a CDS encoding type II and III secretion system protein family protein is translated as MTKRIVKVAVALGLAGMALATHAKDARAAPASGLAAASMQQSTIDLAVGAQQTLAAGHALTRVAVGDPSVADVLIVKGGGGGVLLVGKAAGTTSVMLWERNRETPVTYTVNVTTNAARALLSDDTPSVKVLGGTALIGGSTPTLEKHQRAVVAANGSIGKDGTVFDTSTIATRAVVQVDVRVVEFSRQVLKQVGFNFFRQNNGFSFGTFSPTSSTAVSNNQLSVLQTPISSAFNLVFQSASHGIFSDLSLMESNNLARILAEPTLVALSGQSANFLAGGEIPVPVPQALGTTSIEYKPYGVGLTLTPTVLSPQRIALKVAPEASQLDFVHAVTINGIAVPAITTRRADTTVELGDGESFVIGGLIDRETASNVDKVPLLGDLPVIGAFFKQLNYQQNDKELVIIVTPHLVSPLAKGAALPATPGEQSEQHDGPVWRSFIGGAFARDAAPGFSR
- a CDS encoding A24 family peptidase, whose protein sequence is MNPLVSSLVFAAWAAAVAVCDCRSRRVPNALVAVGLIAALAFALVHGNPFGLTPARALAGAVVGFVALMPFFALGVMGAADVKVFAVLGAWCGVDALPGLWVAASLAAGVHAVALLFTMRGHTATSGPQTSHGIVLRGTRGTPYVACLAVPAIAWLALHTLHLTAGAAR